In Toxotes jaculatrix isolate fToxJac2 chromosome 11, fToxJac2.pri, whole genome shotgun sequence, a single genomic region encodes these proteins:
- the btbd3b gene encoding BTB/POZ domain-containing protein 3, whose product MVDAKGRNMKCLTFFLMLPESVKSKSSKSSKKGNASGSSKLPPVCYEIITLRSKKKKKMAADIFPTKKPASTTTVQLYQQQNLNNNNTIQNCNWQGLYSTIRERNSVMFNNELMADVHFVVGQPGRTQRLPGHRYVLAVGSSVFHAMFYGELAENKDEIHIPDVEPAAFLAMLKYIYCDEIDLSADTVLATLYAAKKYIVPHLARACVNFLETSLSAKNACVLLSQSCLFEEPELTQRCWEVIDAQAELALRSEGFCDIDSQTLESILQRETLNAKEIVVFEAALSWAEAECQRQELTSSTDNKRKVLGKAMYLIRIPTMALDDFANGAAQSGVLTLNETNDIFLWYTAAKKPELQFVSQPRKGLTPQRCHRFQSCAYRSNQWRYRGRCDSIQFAVDKRVFIAGFGLYGSSCGSAEYSAKIELKRQGVLLGQNLSKYFSDGSSNTFPVWFEYPVQIEPDTFYTASVVLDGNELSYFGQEGMTEVQCGKVTFQFQCSSDSTNGTGVQGGQIPELIFYA is encoded by the exons ATGGTCGATGCCAAGGGAAGGAACATGAAATGTCTGACTTTCTTCTTAATGCTTCCCGAGTCAGTGAAAAGCAAGTCAAGTAAGAGCTCCAAGAAAGGAAATGCGAGTGGCAGCTCCAAGCTGCCCCCAGTCTGTTATGAGATAATCACCCTGAggagcaagaagaagaagaagatggcaGCGGACATTTTTCCCACCAAAAAGCCGGCATCCACCACCACAGTGCAACTGTACCAGCAGCAGaacctcaacaacaacaacaccataCAGAACTGTAACTGGCAGGGACTCTACTCCACTATAAGAGAAAG AAATTCTGTAATGTTCAACAATGAACTGATGGCAGATGTTCACTTTGTGGTGGGTCAACCTGGAAGAACCCAGCGGCTGCCAGGACACAGA TATGTTTTGGCTGTGGGCAGCTCAGTGTTCCACGCCATGTTTTATGGTGAACTGGCTGAAAACAAGGATGAAATCCATATTCCAGATGTGGAACCAGCAGCATTTCTGGCCATGTTAAA GTACATTTACTGTGATGAGATTGACCTGAGTGCTGACACAGTGTTGGCCACTCTTTATGCTGCCAAGAAGTACATTGTCCCTCACCTGGCACGTGCCTGCGTCAACTTCCTGGAGACCAGTCTGAGTGCCAAGAATGCCTGCGTGTTACTCTCCCAGAGCTGCCTGTTTGAAGAGCCGGAGCTGACACAGCGCTGCTGGGAGGTGATTGATGCCCAGGCCGAGCTGGCGTTACGCTCGGAGGGCTTCTGTGACATCGACTCCCAGACCCTGGAGAGTATCCTACAGCGAGAGACACTCAATGCTAAAGAGATAGTAGTGTTCGAGGCGGCGCTCAGCTGGGCTGAGGCTGAGTGCCAGAGACAGGAGCTCACCTCTTCAACTGACAACAAGCGTAAGGTTTTGGGCAAGGCCATGTACCTGATACGCATCCCTACAATGGCTCTGGATGATTTTGCCAATGGGGCAGCCCAGTCGGGCGTGTTGACGCTTAATGAGACCAATGACATCTTCCTGTGGTACACAGCAGCCAAGAAACctgagctgcagtttgtcagcCAGCCCAGGAAGGGCCTGACACCCCAGCGCTGCCACAGATTCCAGTCCTGTGCCTATAGAAGCAACCAGTGGCGTTATCGGGGTCGCTGTGACAGTATACAGTTTGCAGTGGATAAAAGAGTTTTCATCGCTGGGTTTGGACTGTACGGATCTAGCTGTGGCTCAGCAGAGTACAGTGCCAAGATTGAGTTGAAACGTCAGGGAGTCCTGCTGGGACAAAACCTCAGTAAATACTTCTCTGATGGTTCCAGCAATACCTTCCCGGTGTGGTTTGAGTATCCAGTCCAGATCGAGCCTGATACATTCTACACTGCCAGTGTGGTTCTGGATGGAAATGAGCTGAGCTACTTTGGACAGGAAGGGATGACAGAGGTGCAGTGTGGGAAAGTGACATTTCAGTTCCAGTGCTCCTCGGACAGCACTAACGGCACAGGAGTGCAGGGGGGACAGATTCCTGAGCTCATCTTCTACGCTTGA
- the LOC121189159 gene encoding uncharacterized protein LOC121189159, with amino-acid sequence MKRKKDITSYFYKKKTQNGADIETESDDGGERAEEEQVESATEGESGDMGDVDFQREGPEQQRETDEDPEGEEAETEIEAECETQTENICASTSTGPSDISKGKQDPPMQPDLKIFPRTLMGDRRRSFKAAWYHIHPWLEYSKQLDSAYCYACRHFSPPNSQDTVFDSPVGFKNWKKACYKTGGFALHARSERHKQAMVTWRDYQRAAALLLVNGVFPH; translated from the exons atgaagagaaaaaaggacatTACGTCCTATTTCtacaagaaaaagacacagaatggTGCAGACATTGAGACAGAGTCAGATGATGGTGGTGAGAGAGCTGAAGAGGAGCAAGTTGAGAGCGCCACAGAAGGAGAGTCAGGGGACATGGGAGACgttgattttcagagagagggcccagagcagcagagagagacagatgaagatcCTGAGGGTGAGGAAGCTGAGACTGAGATAGAGGCGGagtgtgagacacagacagaaaatatttgtgcaTCTACAAGCACTGGACCATCAG acatcagcaaAGGTAAACAAGACCCACCAATGCAGCCGGACCTAAAGATTTTTCCAAGGACCCTGATgggggacaggaggaggagcttcAAGGCAGCCTGGTACCACATCCACCCCTGGCTTGAATATTCCAAACAGTTGGACTCTGCGTATTGTTACGCTTGCAGACATTTTAGCCCTCCTAATAGCCAAGACACAGTCTTTGACTCACCAGTTGGCTTCAAAAACTGGAAGAAAGCATGTTACAAAACAGGAGGGTTTGCATTGCATGCAAGGTCTGAGCGGCACAAGCAAGCCATGGTTACGTGGAGGGACTAtcagagagctgcagcactGCTGCTTGTGAACGGAGTTTTTCCACATTAA